Proteins co-encoded in one endosymbiont 'TC1' of Trimyema compressum genomic window:
- a CDS encoding aquaporin yields MAYVIGNISGCHINPAVSFAMLISKRMSGKDFVGYVIAQILGAIGAIAILKILIMDTATEISGLWAKWIRRTIFFRYRYVGSINY; encoded by the coding sequence ATGGCTTATGTGATAGGAAATATTTCGGGGTGTCATATTAATCCTGCTGTTTCTTTTGCAATGCTTATAAGTAAAAGAATGAGTGGTAAGGATTTTGTTGGCTATGTTATTGCTCAGATTCTTGGTGCTATTGGAGCTATTGCAATTTTAAAAATTTTGATTATGGACACTGCAACTGAAATTTCTGGTCTTTGGGCAAAATGGATTCGGAGAACAATCTTTTTTAGGTACAGGTATGTGGGGAGCATTAATTATTGA
- a CDS encoding type 1 glutamine amidotransferase produces MERQIVIGHLFPELLNLYGDLGNITTLVKRCQWRGIEVTVKNYTIGHTIPFNELDIILLGGGSDREQRLVCDYLRTMKNEIKDYVENNGVFLAICGGYQLLGSYYKTKNTEIPGLEILDLYTEQDDERLIGNVLIQSTFGKCDYKVVGFENHSGRTYHDYEHFGNVVFGHGNNDEDHKEGLLYKNVLGTYLHGPLLPKNPEVADALIEKALDRKYGESYLEPLENRFEKKARAIMIARLEKGEL; encoded by the coding sequence ATGGAAAGACAGATTGTAATTGGGCACTTATTTCCTGAGCTGTTAAATTTATATGGCGATTTAGGAAATATTACAACTTTAGTAAAAAGATGCCAATGGCGAGGCATTGAAGTTACTGTAAAAAATTATACCATTGGCCATACAATTCCTTTTAATGAGTTGGATATTATACTCTTAGGTGGTGGTTCTGATAGAGAGCAACGTTTAGTATGTGATTATCTTAGAACGATGAAAAATGAGATTAAAGATTATGTTGAGAATAATGGTGTGTTTTTAGCTATTTGCGGTGGATATCAATTATTAGGCAGTTATTATAAAACTAAAAATACAGAAATACCAGGATTGGAGATTCTAGATTTATATACTGAGCAAGATGATGAAAGACTAATTGGTAATGTGCTTATTCAAAGTACATTTGGAAAATGTGATTATAAGGTCGTGGGTTTTGAAAATCACAGTGGCAGAACATATCATGATTATGAGCACTTTGGAAATGTAGTATTTGGTCATGGCAATAATGATGAAGACCATAAAGAAGGTCTTTTATATAAGAATGTTTTGGGAACCTATCTTCATGGACCCTTGTTACCTAAAAATCCTGAAGTTGCAGATGCTTTAATTGAAAAAGCTTTAGATAGAAAATATGGAGAATCCTATCTGGAGCCACTTGAAAATCGCTTTGAAAAAAAGGCAAGAGCTATTATGATTGCTCGTTTAGAAAAAGGGGAACTCTAA
- a CDS encoding anaerobic ribonucleoside triphosphate reductase, translated as MLETIYKRDGRAVPFNIEKIVNAIYKASLSVGINDYERSFSIGKKVARSLEVNTNPITIESIQDMVEKTLIEEKEINVAKAYILYRNERTQVREKDTRLMKIYDGLTFKEAKDSDVKRENANIDGDTAMGTMLKYGSEGAKEFYKMFVLKPEHKKAHQDGDIHIHDLDFLTLTTTCCQIDIVKLLAGGFNTGHGYLREPNDIQSYAALACIAIQSNQNDQHGGQSIPNFDYGMALGVEKTYKKLYRNQLLKSLELLLDTSEIENQVSAVFVELENKGFIPKLQNMETYLEEEEQLLEKIKELDFIAKAQQFAVKVSEEEIRKRTFQAMEAFIHNLNTMHSRAGAQTPFSSINYGTDTSPEGRLVIEGILKATEEGLGNGETPIFPIQIFKVKEGINYFSDDNNYDLFKMSCQVSGKRLFPNYAFIDAPFNLQYYEAGKPETEIAYMGCRTRVIANEYDSSRAVVNGRGNLSFTTINLPRLAILNQDNLEGFYKDLDEKIYLVIDQLLERYYIQSKKKIKNFPFLMGQGVWLDSDTLEPDEEIGEVLKHGTLTIGFIGLGETLKALVGKHHGESEEAQKLGLEIIGYMREKLDQASKSYQMNFSLIGTPAEGLSGRFVAIDKEKFGSIEGVTDREYYTNSFHVPVYYNTTIFNKIKIESPYHALTNGGHISYVEVDGDPVDNINAFEKIVKAMKDAGMGYGSINHPVDRDPVCGYTGIIKDRCPQCNRLEGYEPFERIRRITGYLVGTLDRFNNGKKAEEKDRVKHGRLSAENC; from the coding sequence ATGTTAGAAACAATTTATAAGAGAGACGGTAGAGCAGTACCTTTTAATATTGAAAAAATAGTTAATGCAATTTATAAGGCCTCATTAAGTGTAGGTATAAATGATTATGAACGAAGCTTTTCTATTGGTAAAAAAGTAGCTAGGAGTTTAGAAGTAAATACCAACCCTATTACTATTGAAAGTATTCAGGATATGGTTGAGAAAACACTAATTGAGGAAAAAGAAATTAATGTAGCAAAAGCCTATATTCTTTATAGAAATGAGAGAACTCAAGTTAGAGAAAAAGATACCCGTTTAATGAAAATCTATGATGGATTAACTTTTAAAGAGGCTAAGGATAGCGATGTTAAAAGAGAAAATGCCAATATAGATGGTGACACAGCTATGGGTACTATGCTTAAATATGGTTCAGAAGGCGCAAAAGAGTTTTATAAAATGTTTGTTTTAAAGCCCGAACATAAAAAAGCCCATCAAGATGGTGATATTCATATTCATGATTTGGATTTTTTAACATTGACAACAACATGTTGCCAAATCGATATTGTCAAGCTACTTGCTGGAGGCTTTAATACAGGTCATGGGTATTTAAGAGAGCCTAATGATATCCAAAGTTATGCTGCTTTAGCTTGTATTGCTATTCAATCTAATCAAAATGACCAACATGGAGGACAGAGTATTCCTAATTTTGACTATGGAATGGCTTTAGGTGTTGAAAAAACTTATAAGAAATTATATAGAAATCAGCTCCTAAAAAGTTTAGAATTATTACTAGATACTTCAGAAATCGAAAACCAAGTGTCTGCAGTTTTTGTAGAGCTAGAAAACAAGGGATTCATTCCTAAACTACAAAATATGGAAACCTATTTAGAAGAAGAAGAGCAACTTTTAGAAAAAATAAAGGAATTGGATTTTATAGCTAAAGCCCAGCAATTTGCTGTTAAAGTTAGTGAAGAAGAAATTAGAAAAAGAACATTTCAAGCAATGGAAGCATTTATTCATAATTTAAATACAATGCATAGTAGAGCAGGGGCCCAAACCCCTTTTAGTTCCATTAACTATGGAACAGACACTTCTCCAGAAGGCCGTTTAGTTATTGAAGGAATTTTAAAAGCTACAGAAGAAGGCTTAGGTAATGGTGAAACGCCTATTTTCCCAATTCAGATTTTCAAGGTTAAGGAAGGTATAAATTATTTTTCTGATGACAATAACTATGATTTATTTAAAATGAGTTGCCAAGTTAGTGGTAAAAGATTATTTCCAAATTATGCATTTATTGATGCTCCATTTAATCTTCAGTACTATGAAGCAGGTAAACCAGAAACAGAAATTGCTTACATGGGGTGTAGAACCAGAGTTATAGCCAATGAATATGATTCTTCTAGAGCAGTAGTAAATGGACGCGGTAATTTGAGCTTTACAACTATCAATCTTCCCCGTTTAGCTATTTTAAATCAGGATAATTTAGAAGGATTTTATAAAGATTTAGATGAAAAAATATATTTAGTAATCGATCAGTTACTGGAACGCTACTATATACAATCTAAAAAGAAAATTAAGAATTTCCCATTTTTAATGGGGCAGGGGGTTTGGCTAGATTCCGATACATTAGAACCAGATGAAGAAATTGGAGAAGTCCTTAAACATGGTACTCTCACCATTGGTTTCATTGGCTTAGGGGAAACATTAAAGGCTCTTGTTGGAAAACATCATGGAGAATCTGAGGAAGCTCAAAAACTGGGACTTGAGATTATTGGATATATGCGAGAAAAATTAGACCAAGCTTCTAAGTCGTATCAAATGAATTTTTCATTAATAGGCACACCTGCTGAAGGTTTAAGTGGACGCTTTGTGGCAATTGATAAAGAGAAATTTGGTTCAATAGAAGGTGTTACTGATCGAGAATATTACACCAATAGCTTCCATGTACCTGTTTATTACAATACCACCATTTTTAATAAAATCAAAATAGAGAGTCCTTACCATGCATTAACCAATGGTGGACATATTAGTTATGTTGAAGTTGATGGTGATCCTGTTGATAACATTAATGCTTTTGAAAAAATTGTTAAAGCTATGAAAGATGCAGGAATGGGTTATGGTTCCATTAATCATCCTGTTGATAGAGACCCTGTTTGTGGCTATACAGGAATTATTAAAGACCGTTGTCCTCAATGTAATCGATTGGAAGGGTATGAGCCTTTTGAGAGAATTAGAAGAATTACAGGTTACTTAGTTGGTACTTTAGATCGTTTTAACAATGGTAAAAAAGCAGAGGAGAAAGATCGTGTTAAACATGGACGCTTATCAGCTGAGAATTGCTAA
- a CDS encoding ArsR/SmtB family transcription factor: protein MKLDYCYEDHHKDEEVARLQKKMLPEDVAIDCAYLMKSLGDKNRINILYLLTQIDKICASEFSDILQISQPLTSHQLRILKQMDLIKCSKKGKSVYYSLKEKTMKPLVETIIKLSDLI from the coding sequence ATGAAGCTAGATTACTGTTATGAAGACCACCATAAAGATGAAGAAGTCGCACGCTTGCAAAAGAAAATGCTACCTGAAGATGTTGCTATTGATTGTGCTTATTTAATGAAATCCTTAGGAGATAAAAATAGAATAAATATTCTCTATCTCCTTACACAAATTGATAAGATTTGTGCAAGCGAGTTTTCAGATATATTACAAATCTCCCAGCCCCTTACTTCTCATCAACTACGGATATTAAAGCAAATGGATTTAATAAAATGCTCTAAAAAAGGAAAAAGTGTTTACTATAGTTTAAAAGAAAAAACAATGAAACCCCTTGTTGAAACTATAATAAAATTATCTGACTTAATATAG
- a CDS encoding nitroreductase family protein: protein MLERRSIRSYRTEQIKEADLKLILKAGQYAATGRGKQPWHFTVVQNDILIDDIAETCKEMLLASKNPFHNQIAAFHTLPPCP, encoded by the coding sequence ATTTTAGAAAGACGTTCTATCAGAAGTTATAGAACAGAGCAAATAAAAGAAGCAGATTTAAAACTTATTTTAAAAGCTGGCCAATATGCAGCAACAGGCAGAGGTAAACAACCTTGGCATTTTACAGTGGTTCAAAATGATATTCTTATAGATGATATTGCAGAAACATGTAAAGAAATGCTATTGGCATCAAAGAATCCTTTCCATAACCAAATAGCAGCCTTTCATACCCTTCCACCATGCCCCTAA
- the nrdG gene encoding anaerobic ribonucleoside-triphosphate reductase activating protein gives MDAYQLRIANIIEESIVDGPGIRFVIFVQGCPHHCLNCHNKGTHSFDGGTFISLQSLFNKIMENPLLDGVTFSGGEPFVQSEALAILGSAIKEAGLNLMTYTGYTLEQLREDKEPYWAALLAVTDILVDGPYIEEEKSMLEPFKGSANQRIITLKN, from the coding sequence ATGGACGCTTATCAGCTGAGAATTGCTAATATAATTGAAGAATCAATTGTTGATGGACCAGGGATTCGCTTTGTAATATTTGTACAGGGGTGCCCTCATCATTGTCTAAATTGCCATAATAAGGGAACACATTCATTTGACGGTGGAACCTTTATTTCTCTACAATCTCTTTTTAATAAAATTATGGAAAATCCCCTATTAGACGGGGTAACATTTAGTGGAGGAGAACCTTTTGTTCAGTCCGAAGCATTAGCTATTTTAGGAAGCGCTATTAAAGAGGCAGGTCTTAACTTAATGACTTACACTGGCTATACATTAGAACAGTTAAGGGAAGATAAAGAACCTTATTGGGCTGCTTTATTAGCTGTAACAGATATTTTAGTAGATGGTCCTTATATAGAGGAAGAAAAATCAATGCTGGAACCTTTTAAAGGATCAGCCAATCAGAGAATTATCACACTTAAGAATTGA
- a CDS encoding nitroreductase family protein: MPFHHAPNVVFISAEETEAYGAVYAANAAQNMAVAAWLLGIGSCYIAPFQVAFSGSKRESYLERLNLPDKNMRLSFV; this comes from the coding sequence ATACCCTTCCACCATGCCCCTAACGTTGTTTTTATTTCTGCTGAAGAAACTGAAGCTTATGGCGCTGTATATGCTGCCAATGCTGCTCAAAATATGGCAGTAGCTGCATGGTTATTAGGAATAGGATCATGCTACATTGCACCCTTCCAAGTAGCTTTCAGTGGTTCTAAAAGGGAATCCTATCTTGAGCGCTTAAATTTACCTGATAAAAATATGCGCCTCAGTTTTGTTTAG
- a CDS encoding phosphatase PAP2 family protein — protein sequence MVYATILTLTEKLARGIIIYVLNNTVNRRSLYLAIISVYPYGEYPFFDSLFLIITKLGDLGFIWILFSIVLLITKKYRLLGVLVLFNLLLTTVEVELLKHFVGRPRPFVVLPISPVLVSEAPMASFPSGHSATSFAAAIMLSYGLPKYKNYFLGLAVLIAISRLYLAVHFPTYVLMGAIIGSLTSTLILYFYMRIKGRKPRFQ from the coding sequence ATGGTCTATGCTACAATTTTAACACTAACTGAAAAATTAGCAAGGGGGATTATTATTTATGTTCTCAACAATACAGTCAATAGAAGAAGCCTTTATTTGGCAATTATATCAGTTTACCCATATGGGGAGTATCCCTTTTTTGATAGCTTATTTCTAATTATTACAAAACTAGGGGATTTAGGATTTATCTGGATTTTGTTTAGTATTGTGCTTTTAATAACTAAGAAATATCGTTTATTAGGTGTTTTAGTTTTATTTAATCTATTGTTGACAACAGTCGAAGTTGAATTGTTAAAGCATTTTGTTGGAAGACCAAGACCCTTTGTTGTGCTTCCTATATCACCAGTTTTAGTTAGTGAGGCACCGATGGCTTCTTTTCCATCTGGTCATTCCGCTACTTCTTTTGCAGCTGCTATTATGTTAAGTTATGGTTTGCCAAAATATAAAAATTATTTTTTAGGATTAGCCGTATTAATTGCAATTTCAAGATTATATTTAGCAGTTCATTTCCCGACGTATGTTTTAATGGGTGCTATTATAGGCTCTCTAACGTCAACTTTAATCCTGTATTTTTATATGAGAATAAAGGGCAGAAAACCTAGATTTCAATAG
- a CDS encoding MurT ligase domain-containing protein has translation MKRFLSILIGKIIIVLSKITGHKGSSLPGKWAYKIDKAILTKLSQEVKEDIIVVCGTNGKTTTNNMIEQILRKENYSVVCNKVGANMHFGVITAFIDKAPLFSSLKADFATIEVDELSTLKVFEEMIPDYFLLTNLFRDQLDRYGEIDITIEKMKMALAKLPDSTTYILNGDDPLSSSFGYEKVGRTIYFGVEKTGNREIDEVKEGRFCPFCGEELQYNFYHYSQLGDFYCNGCNFKRPPLDYEAKNVSLKNGISFDLISKGEEYPFDIPYKGFYNIYNIIGSVAATQEVDIGVETAEAILQSYETQVGRMESFFIKKPIFLNLSKNPAGFNQAVETVLEEESLIDVVLMLNDNPQDGEDVSWIWDGLFETLNQGNIDHFYISGTRGYDMALRLKYGDIPEEKISVYKTPGKALEKAIEGNGEKAYILVNYTALFETQKWLKDTEKKWSLKKIKWKDRL, from the coding sequence ATGAAAAGATTTTTAAGTATTTTAATTGGTAAAATAATAATTGTATTATCTAAGATAACAGGTCACAAGGGTTCTAGCCTTCCAGGTAAATGGGCATATAAAATTGACAAAGCTATTTTGACTAAGTTATCGCAGGAAGTAAAGGAAGATATTATTGTTGTTTGTGGCACTAATGGTAAAACGACAACTAATAACATGATAGAGCAAATACTCAGAAAAGAAAACTACAGTGTTGTTTGTAATAAAGTTGGTGCAAATATGCATTTTGGTGTCATTACTGCCTTTATTGATAAAGCACCTTTGTTTAGCTCTCTAAAAGCGGATTTTGCTACTATTGAAGTAGACGAACTATCTACTTTAAAAGTTTTTGAGGAAATGATTCCAGATTATTTTCTCTTGACTAATTTATTTAGAGACCAATTAGATAGATATGGTGAAATTGATATAACCATTGAAAAAATGAAAATGGCATTGGCAAAACTGCCTGATTCGACTACTTATATATTAAATGGTGATGATCCTCTTTCCAGTAGTTTTGGCTATGAAAAGGTTGGCAGAACTATTTATTTTGGTGTTGAAAAAACTGGCAATAGAGAAATCGATGAAGTAAAGGAAGGTCGTTTCTGCCCTTTCTGCGGTGAGGAATTACAATATAATTTTTACCATTATAGTCAACTTGGTGATTTTTATTGTAATGGTTGTAATTTTAAGAGACCGCCATTAGATTATGAGGCTAAAAATGTATCCTTAAAAAATGGCATTTCTTTTGACTTAATATCAAAAGGAGAAGAATATCCTTTTGATATACCTTATAAAGGTTTTTATAATATCTACAATATAATTGGTAGTGTGGCAGCTACGCAAGAAGTTGACATAGGTGTGGAAACTGCTGAAGCTATTTTACAGTCCTATGAAACTCAAGTTGGTCGAATGGAGAGCTTTTTTATTAAAAAACCTATTTTCTTAAATTTATCAAAAAATCCAGCTGGATTCAATCAAGCGGTAGAGACAGTGCTTGAAGAAGAATCCTTAATAGATGTGGTTTTAATGTTAAATGATAACCCTCAAGATGGTGAAGATGTTTCTTGGATTTGGGATGGTCTTTTTGAAACATTAAATCAAGGAAATATTGATCATTTCTATATTAGTGGAACAAGAGGCTATGATATGGCCTTGCGACTAAAATATGGTGATATACCAGAAGAAAAAATATCTGTTTATAAGACACCGGGAAAAGCCCTTGAAAAAGCTATTGAAGGCAATGGCGAAAAAGCTTATATTCTAGTAAACTATACTGCTTTATTTGAAACGCAAAAGTGGTTAAAAGATACGGAAAAGAAATGGAGTTTAAAAAAAATAAAATGGAAAGACAGATTGTAA
- a CDS encoding N-acyl-D-amino-acid deacylase family protein: protein MYDTVILNGTLVDGTKVLPYKKNIGLTNGKIAIITEAPITGKEIIDASDKWVSPGFIDIHSHGDLMPLLDEPYASSRLMQGITTEVVGQCGISSYPYEGKHKEGWKTYISPLLGDIHEPWDFSSLGSYIDLIENKMKHNMLFLIGHGALRCSVAGFEDRPLTTEELNSMGALYEQSLKEGAFGLSLGLSYLPGVFSNEKEFYFLAEITKKYDGIIMAHIKSHGLDMLRAIADFVSIGEDTGVKIHISHCRSYKNRDFGISPEEILAKINCERRRGISITIDQHPYTAGSTFLNQLIPPMLREDGTEGLLKVLENEEHSKVCREKIENPDYRIEGWDNFVQCVGWHNIFPMVLQSPENKNYIGKSIQECSDLDGVIPFEILRRILVREKGKGSMVVKEMFAEEDISELLLDEETYIGSDGLPSGEAHPRLYGSFPKVLGYYGREKRILSIENLIYKMTFGPAKRLDIHEEKGRIKEGLDGDLVIFDYNTIMDIEDYVNSAQKPVGIELVLVNGEIAYRNQEVQYDNPRGKVVKNKRTE, encoded by the coding sequence ATGTATGATACAGTTATTTTAAATGGCACCTTAGTAGACGGAACTAAGGTGCTTCCTTATAAGAAAAATATTGGTTTAACAAATGGTAAAATTGCAATTATAACAGAGGCGCCGATAACAGGGAAGGAAATAATTGATGCTTCTGATAAATGGGTATCTCCAGGATTTATTGATATTCATAGTCATGGTGACTTAATGCCCTTATTAGATGAACCTTATGCTAGCTCAAGGCTTATGCAGGGTATTACAACAGAGGTTGTAGGCCAGTGTGGTATTAGCTCTTACCCTTATGAAGGGAAGCATAAAGAAGGTTGGAAAACCTATATTTCTCCTCTTTTGGGAGATATTCATGAACCTTGGGATTTTTCATCTCTTGGAAGTTATATTGATTTAATTGAAAATAAGATGAAACATAATATGCTATTTTTAATTGGACATGGTGCTCTAAGGTGTTCTGTAGCTGGGTTTGAAGATAGACCATTAACAACGGAAGAGTTAAATAGCATGGGCGCCTTGTATGAACAATCTTTAAAAGAAGGCGCTTTTGGACTGTCTTTAGGTCTATCTTACTTGCCAGGCGTATTTTCAAATGAAAAAGAGTTTTATTTTTTAGCAGAAATTACTAAAAAATATGATGGCATAATAATGGCCCATATTAAAAGCCATGGTCTAGATATGCTGAGGGCAATAGCTGATTTTGTTAGTATTGGTGAAGATACTGGAGTTAAAATCCACATATCTCACTGTCGTTCTTATAAAAATCGGGATTTTGGCATTTCCCCAGAGGAAATTCTAGCTAAAATTAATTGTGAGAGAAGGAGAGGGATTTCCATTACTATAGATCAACATCCTTATACTGCAGGGAGTACATTTTTAAATCAATTAATACCGCCTATGCTTCGAGAAGATGGCACGGAAGGTCTTTTAAAAGTTCTTGAAAATGAAGAACATAGTAAAGTTTGCAGAGAAAAAATTGAAAATCCAGATTATAGAATAGAAGGATGGGATAATTTTGTCCAGTGTGTTGGTTGGCATAATATATTTCCTATGGTTCTTCAGTCTCCAGAAAATAAAAACTATATAGGCAAAAGCATTCAAGAATGTAGTGATTTAGATGGTGTAATACCATTTGAAATTCTTAGAAGAATATTGGTGCGAGAGAAAGGTAAAGGTTCAATGGTTGTGAAAGAAATGTTTGCTGAAGAAGATATTAGTGAGCTTTTATTGGATGAGGAGACCTATATTGGAAGCGATGGTTTGCCTAGTGGTGAGGCACATCCTCGACTATATGGTTCTTTTCCTAAAGTATTAGGTTACTATGGCAGAGAAAAGAGGATTTTATCTATTGAAAATCTTATTTATAAAATGACCTTTGGTCCAGCTAAGCGTTTGGATATTCATGAGGAAAAGGGACGAATAAAAGAAGGCTTAGATGGAGATTTAGTTATATTCGACTACAATACAATTATGGATATTGAAGACTATGTAAATTCAGCACAAAAACCCGTAGGCATAGAATTAGTCCTAGTAAATGGTGAAATAGCCTATAGAAATCAAGAGGTGCAATATGACAACCCTAGAGGAAAGGTCGTTAAAAACAAGAGAACTGAATAA
- a CDS encoding carboxypeptidase-like regulatory domain-containing protein: protein MPIAVGKPVVEQALIGTVKDKDTDLPIMNTTIELNDGNIVIATSQTNPDGKYEINDLEAKEYTISAVAEGYTTILSNVIISAGEVTTKDFLMERTAGTFTEKEIPKDADGSLSWCCPS from the coding sequence ATGCCAATTGCTGTTGGTAAACCAGTAGTAGAACAAGCTTTAATTGGTACAGTTAAGGATAAAGATACTGACTTACCAATTATGAATACTACTATTGAACTTAATGATGGTAATATTGTTATAGCGACTAGTCAAACAAATCCGGATGGTAAATATGAAATTAATGATTTAGAGGCTAAAGAATATACTATTTCAGCTGTTGCAGAAGGTTATACAACAATACTTTCAAATGTTATTATTTCTGCTGGAGAAGTAACTACCAAAGATTTCCTTATGGAAAGAACAGCAGGTACTTTTACTGAAAAAGAAATTCCAAAAGATGCTGACGGTAGTTTAAGTTGGTGCTGTCCTTCCTAA
- a CDS encoding leucine-rich repeat domain-containing protein: protein MANLEYLSLEYSKFSSLPNSIGNLEKLKSLNLANNENLISLPEFNGSYPDLIYLNARECALTALPNSFANLTKLQSLQLNGNQLSVLPDGLSNFTDLYYLQVNDNKLTQLPSNIGNLVNLTELSLENNQLSSLPDSYGNLVNLYNLNLSDNQITELPSSLANTNIQTVTLDRNNLINFPAGLEYMESVSYLALNENHLFSIPDTIENMSSLTAINLSHNDFTEIPNALTKLTSLNSIILDFNNITEIPVVYNSDNMPNLYHLSLEENKIQRLPDFASSTINYYFNLSGNALVERIPENIRTISTQNQKVTMDINAYIKVNEDDLLDFELYDVLPEIIKQFEEIKGQFNEYEVTWTVVKPNLEEVFISGGDKEH, encoded by the coding sequence ATGGCTAATTTAGAGTATTTATCATTAGAATATTCGAAGTTTTCAAGTTTACCAAATAGCATTGGAAATCTTGAAAAATTAAAAAGCTTGAATTTAGCTAATAATGAAAATTTGATTAGTTTACCAGAGTTTAATGGCAGTTACCCTGATTTGATTTACTTAAATGCAAGAGAATGTGCTTTAACTGCTTTGCCAAATTCATTTGCTAACTTGACAAAACTACAATCATTGCAATTAAATGGGAATCAGCTATCTGTATTACCAGATGGTTTAAGTAATTTTACAGATTTATATTACTTGCAAGTAAATGATAATAAATTAACTCAATTGCCAAGTAATATTGGTAACCTAGTTAATTTGACTGAATTATCTTTAGAGAATAATCAATTATCAAGTTTGCCAGATTCATATGGTAATCTAGTTAATTTATATAATTTAAATTTATCAGATAATCAAATTACAGAGTTACCTAGTAGTTTAGCAAATACTAATATACAAACGGTTACTCTAGATAGGAACAATTTAATTAATTTTCCAGCAGGACTGGAATATATGGAATCTGTAAGTTATTTAGCCTTAAATGAAAATCACTTATTTTCTATTCCAGATACTATTGAAAATATGAGTAGTTTAACAGCAATTAATTTGTCTCATAATGATTTTACTGAAATTCCAAATGCGCTTACTAAGCTAACTTCTTTGAATTCAATTATATTGGATTTTAATAATATTACTGAAATTCCCGTTGTTTATAATAGTGACAATATGCCAAATCTATATCATTTATCACTTGAGGAAAATAAAATACAAAGACTTCCAGATTTTGCTAGTAGTACTATTAATTATTATTTTAATTTATCAGGAAATGCATTAGTGGAAAGAATTCCTGAGAATATACGGACTATATCAACGCAAAATCAAAAAGTAACTATGGATATTAACGCTTATATAAAAGTAAATGAAGATGATTTACTAGATTTTGAGTTATATGATGTTTTACCTGAAATTATAAAGCAATTTGAAGAAATTAAAGGTCAGTTTAATGAATATGAAGTTACTTGGACTGTTGTTAAGCCAAATCTTGAAGAAGTATTTATTTCTGGGGGGGACAAGGAGCATTAA
- a CDS encoding aquaporin — MWGALIIEIILTFVFVIVVLGVTSTDKMATVSGIVIGLTLAFVHILGIPLTDTSVNPARSIAPAIFVGGEVLSQLWLFIVGR; from the coding sequence ATGTGGGGAGCATTAATTATTGAAATTATTTTAACTTTTGTGTTTGTTATTGTTGTTTTAGGAGTTACCTCTACAGATAAAATGGCGACTGTATCAGGAATAGTTATTGGCTTAACATTAGCATTTGTTCATATTTTAGGTATTCCATTAACAGATACTTCTGTTAATCCGGCTAGAAGTATTGCCCCTGCAATTTTTGTAGGAGGAGAAGTGCTTTCTCAATTATGGTTATTCATTGTTGGCCGTTAA